Sequence from the Aspergillus nidulans FGSC A4 chromosome III genome:
AGGAACCTTACCAACCACAATCATCAAGCTCGTCAGATAAAAATAGTTGATTCACAAATTTCTAATCTCgacacaaaaaaaaagaaaaggtgAAAAGCAATTATCAAATTGAGTTTGAGTAGGAAACAAGTTGAAGCAAGTAAACTCCCAACGCCGCACTTTCATGCTGCACAATTATCTCATAGATTCATTCCATCGAGGCCAGCTCGCTCATAATATCCCAAACGAAAATCGAAACCAACAGATCCAAGAGTCAATCCTGTGTATGTGTAACCCCAAACCAATGCCCAAGTCTAAATCGATGTTATCCCAGAACGTCTGATTCCGCTGTACTGTATGCCATGCTGTGTCGTATCACTCGCTCCAAAAACCAAAATCCAAAATCCAGCGTCAATCAATTGCACGTAGACGAGTCGTAAACCTGCAGATTGTTAATCCAAAACTCGGCGATTGCTTCACTGGTGTCGTCTTCTCACCTCAGTTAAGCGCTTATTTGACATGAGTGCATTCATCGCAGGCGATATGATGGCACAACACACACTGAACATTGTGGCTGTATACTTTGGGGCCATCGTTGCACTGGCAGCAGATGTACAGGCTGGAGGTGCTAAAGTATTTGGGCCGTTGGAATTGGCTGATACCGTGGCCGCGGTGAGAGCGGGTGTAGTGCAGAGCCGGTGAGGTCTCCATTTCGAAGGAGCCAGAGAGACCAGACAGAGAACGGTAAGTCTCTGGGGTCTGAGAGGGAGCAAGGTATGAGGGCATCTTGATGCGGCGAGATAGGCTTTGACTCAAAGAGGGAGACAGAGTGGTAGAGTTGGCTGTGGGCGAAACTGTTCCTTTGGTTGACCGATTGATCAAGGGAAAATGATGTCGAAGCGTAAAGTGCaagttgatgaggagcgaCGAGACgagggaaaggagagagtATTTAACCTGAGATGTGAATCACATAGCTCTCGTCCAGGCAGATCCCAGCCAGGCATCACGCCCCAAACGGGCTATGCCTGAGCCACAATGTGGATAGGGCCCCCGAGGCATCCTCTGGAGTGACAGCATCGATCCTCTACTTAGATCGAGGACCGGCTAAAGGGCGGGGCCTGATTCGTGCTCCCTGGAAAATCAGTAAATAACGCTTTAGCAGATTTGCAGCTAGCAGATTACTCTAATGTCAGTGAGTCAGCCTCTGATCACGTTGGCTAGCCAAAAGGCAGAGACGAGGCTTTGTTCAGTACGCCCGCTTTGCCCGGCCTGGCCCTCCGTCCGAGGGCGGGCTCCGCTTGCTGGCCCCAAACAGAACGGGGTGGTATGTGTGCTGTCTCTGGCAGCTGAGAAACGCGATGTGCAATTTCGGTGTCCTCGATCGTGTCACCGTCAGATCAAGCCAGAGTCGTTGGTTGTCTCGGTCTACTTTTGTTCCCTTTTGGCAAGGTTGCCTAAGGTGTAGGCAGGCACACGGCTCTGTGCTCACTAAGCTCTAAGGCGTGAGCAGCCCTCGGATCCACTTCCGTGCCCTGCCCTGCTGAAAGATGGACGGCAGTGGATCTAGTACTGTCTAATTGCTATTCCTGCAAATAATCgtaaataataattaattCTCACTCAGTGTCCCCGATCACCTTTTTCAGGCTGTTTACGGGGCGTGGGCGCTGATTGGCAAGGCCAGACAGTGTCATACTCCGCTTCAACCTCAGGTCAGCAGGCACCAACCGTCTCTGCCTAGGACATCGAAAAATACATTGACATCCGTTCTTGAAAATCTGGGATTTACTTTTTTTTGTTTATTCTGGCAGTCAGTCTTGGTTCGGCATCTTGTGCTACACATTAAAGACGTACGCCAACGGAGATCAGTGCAGGGGCCCAGGATGCACTACTTCCAGCTACCAACTGCTCGGATACCCATGTTGCGCCCGCGCCTACTTGGGTGCTTTGCTTAGACTGGTGTTAACAACCGCTCATATGGCCCGTCGCCCGGGTTTGCGCGCAGTTTCAGAACATAACCCGACTCCGTCATCAACGGCGGACACGCCCAGGTTTGCCCTCCGCCCAGGAACGAGACAAGACTCGTGACGCTTCTACACCGATCGCAACGCCCGTATTGAATGGATTGACTGGATTGAGGCAGAAATTTTCATGCCTATCTGTCGGTGGGGCCCGTATTCAGCTAGGTAGATGCTTCTCTATGAAGTGACGATATCACGAAGCTGCAAAGCTAGCTCGGCGACTGATACGTTTCCGCGAGGAACCCGAGTGCCAGTCCTTTTTGAAGCATTTCCAGGCATCGTGATTTCTCGTAAAGGTCGAGAAGATCTATCCTCATGACGCACTGTCACATTGTCTCAGTGGCTGTTGCGTTGCATTGATTTCTAAGCTTTGTGGGACATTGTCCCATGAACTGGTTCCGCTGGAAGCTTGGAGGAGACGGGACGAACCGTGGCCTGTGAGCTGGGTAACTCTGTCTATGATCACGTGCTCCTGAGTTTGCATTGTTTGTATAGTTTGCAGCTGTAGCCAAGTATCTCAGCTTGCGCCGCGACGTCAGCACCCTCTACTCTGTAGTCCAGGATTATCGCGGTCCGATCATGGTTTCTATGCATATATAACATACTCCATCATATTGTAATTCCCTAATGCGGAGCCGCTTCACCTGCGGCGTCCGTCAGTAACGTGAAATGGCTGGGCAACCTGACCGGCGCATCAATCTTGCCGTTGCCCGCGTCATTCCAGTGGTTCTCTTTGGAATAATCATCTACTCCTGCTACGTGATTACCAAGCCGCTATGCAGTGAGTTTGCCACTTTTTGCAATAGACATTGAACACTAACGCTCTGCAGTTGACTACCTGATCGACCCGCTTCCGAAGTACAACCGTCCTAGCCGCGTTGGCGCAGGCGCCGCGATACTTGTCGTATTCTATATTCTCTTGCTATTCGTCATAATAACCTACGTTCGGCTATTGTACACCGTTGTATATAATCCGGACCTTCTCCCTCGATCCCAAGCCGCGGACCAACAATCCACGCCTGCGAAGCGGTCGAAGTCTCGTTCCAGGAGAAAGGGGCATGGGCACGGGCATCGGAAGTCGAAGTCGGATGAAGTGTCGGACAAACCTGTCAGCGATGTGGAAAGGGCACTAGACTATAATGCTGGACCTATGGTGCTTCCATGGGATACCGCTGGGCTAGAGTACTTCTACAAAAAAGACGTCTTTGTGTGCCAGCCGGATGGGAGACCTATATACTGCTCGAAATGCTGTCACTATAAGCCGGACAGGACCCATCACTGCCGAGAGGTGGACCGGTGTGTGCGTAAAATGGACCATTTTTGTCCCTGGTAAGTCCTCCACGCCGCTGTTGACGACGGTGTGACTGACAGCTTGCAGGGTCGGGGGTGTGGTATCGGAAACATCGTTCAAGTTCTTTATCCAGTTCGTCTTCTACACGGCCTTGTTTTGTATGACAGTCCTTATTGTGTGTGCTATATACACTGCCGAGCTGAGACAAGATGTGAGTTTGATTTCTGGATCGAGGAACATGCTAATTATCTCTAGACTGGTGATGTTAACCCTCATTGGGCTATCGGAGTTGGACTGTACGTACCTATCGCTTAATGGTAGAACCAGCCTCAGACTAACAGCCACAGGAGCGGTTTCTTTGGCTTATTCACTTTTGGAATGACTCTTAGCTCTCTGCAACTTGCCGCCTTCAACTTGACAACGATAGAGAATCTCAACCGACGGTCCGCCGTATGGACATTGGCTATCCGCGTTCCGAACCATATGATTTCGCGAATTCAACCCGGAACACGCTGGGCTCCGACATTTCGCACTATAACATATCCCTTACCACCTGTACCACCGCCTTTGTCTGGAATGCCGACTCAGCCTGCTAC
This genomic interval carries:
- a CDS encoding uncharacterized protein (transcript_id=CADANIAT00005733); its protein translation is MPSYLAPSQTPETYRSLSGLSGSFEMETSPALHYTRSHRGHGISQFQRPKYFSTSSLYICCQCNDGPKVYSHNVQCVLCHHIACDECTHVK
- a CDS encoding protein pfa5 (transcript_id=CADANIAT00005734), producing the protein MAGQPDRRINLAVARVIPVVLFGIIIYSCYVITKPLCIDYLIDPLPKYNRPSRVGAGAAILVVFYILLLFVIITYVRLLYTVVYNPDLLPRSQAADQQSTPAKRSKSRSRRKGHGHGHRKSKSDEVSDKPVSDVERALDYNAGPMVLPWDTAGLEYFYKKDVFVCQPDGRPIYCSKCCHYKPDRTHHCREVDRCVRKMDHFCPWVGGVVSETSFKFFIQFVFYTALFCMTVLIVCAIYTAELRQDVSLISGSRNMLIISRLVMLTLIGLSDSLQLAAFNLTTIENLNRRSAVWTLAIRVPNHMISRIQPGTRWAPTFRTITYPLPPVPPPLSGMPTQPATGEGDNPYSPPPVPSTDPSAEQHIFAILQTLPGENPFALGSPLKNLQQVLGHSIIDWLLPIKRSPCADHSSAESEFVMGPVVSRLKKEAGLESKDAAAGSITTKHKNSSYNSSPSAPADKRSKRKQKRGKHHHHHHHHRHSSTTGTT